A genomic window from Streptomyces sp. NBC_00234 includes:
- the proP gene encoding glycine betaine/L-proline transporter ProP, with the protein MAASDPQQGADPEAVKRHPTLFRAIRKRQNPKLRRTDITVTDDKAVKRAVKAASLGNAMEWFDFGIYSYLAVTLGHVFFPSGNETTQLLSSFATFAVAFLVRPLGGMFFGPMGDKIGRKKVLALTMILMAVGTFAIGLIPSHGTIGLWAPALLILFRMLQGFSTGGEYGGASTFIAEYAPDKRRGFFGSFLEFGTLAGYVGAAGLVTALYALLDTGQMESWGWRVPFLVAGPLGLVGLYLRLRLDETPAFQKLEGGSAHAMEAADGVETTAKGDLAKIFRQHWPTLILCICLVGAYNITDYMLLSYMPTYLSDELGYSETHGLLILLGVMVFLMLIISHFGKLSDRFGRKPLLMTGMLGFLFLSLPAFLLIRQGSIPAIIIGMLMLGLSLVCLLGTMSAALPALFPTNVRYGSLSVGYNLSASIFGGTTPLVITALISWTGSNLMPAYYAMAAALVGVIAVACMKETAQQPLAGSPPSVETDEEAAELCHAQTPDPKF; encoded by the coding sequence ATGGCGGCCTCCGACCCCCAGCAGGGGGCCGACCCCGAAGCGGTCAAGCGTCACCCCACCCTCTTCCGCGCCATCCGGAAGCGCCAGAACCCCAAGCTCCGCCGGACCGACATCACCGTCACCGACGACAAGGCAGTGAAGCGGGCGGTGAAGGCGGCGTCGCTCGGCAACGCCATGGAGTGGTTCGACTTCGGCATCTACTCCTACCTCGCCGTGACCCTGGGGCACGTCTTCTTCCCGTCAGGGAACGAGACGACCCAGCTCCTCTCCTCCTTCGCGACCTTCGCCGTGGCCTTCCTCGTCCGGCCGCTCGGAGGAATGTTCTTCGGCCCGATGGGCGACAAGATCGGCCGGAAGAAGGTTCTCGCCCTGACGATGATCCTGATGGCGGTCGGCACCTTCGCCATCGGACTCATCCCCTCCCACGGCACGATCGGCCTCTGGGCCCCCGCCCTGCTGATCCTCTTCCGGATGCTCCAGGGCTTCTCCACCGGCGGCGAGTACGGCGGCGCGTCCACCTTCATCGCGGAGTACGCCCCCGACAAGCGCCGCGGCTTCTTCGGCAGCTTCCTCGAATTCGGGACCCTCGCCGGCTACGTCGGCGCCGCCGGCCTCGTCACCGCGCTCTACGCCCTCCTCGACACCGGCCAGATGGAGTCCTGGGGCTGGCGCGTCCCCTTCCTCGTCGCGGGCCCGCTCGGCCTCGTCGGCCTCTACCTGCGACTGCGCCTGGACGAGACCCCCGCCTTCCAGAAGCTGGAAGGCGGCTCCGCCCACGCCATGGAGGCGGCCGACGGCGTCGAGACCACGGCCAAGGGCGACCTCGCCAAGATCTTCCGGCAGCACTGGCCGACGCTGATCCTCTGCATCTGCCTGGTCGGCGCGTACAACATCACCGACTACATGCTGCTGTCGTACATGCCGACGTACCTGTCCGACGAGCTCGGCTACAGCGAGACCCACGGGCTGCTCATCCTGCTCGGCGTCATGGTCTTCCTGATGCTCATCATCAGCCACTTCGGCAAGCTCTCCGACCGCTTCGGCCGCAAGCCGCTGCTGATGACGGGCATGCTCGGCTTCCTGTTCCTCTCCCTGCCCGCCTTCCTCCTGATCCGCCAGGGCAGCATCCCCGCGATCATCATCGGCATGCTGATGCTCGGCCTCTCCCTGGTCTGCCTGCTCGGCACGATGTCGGCGGCGCTCCCGGCCCTGTTCCCGACCAACGTCCGCTACGGCTCCCTGTCGGTCGGCTACAACCTCTCCGCGTCGATCTTCGGCGGCACGACCCCCCTGGTGATCACGGCCCTGATCAGCTGGACCGGCTCGAACCTGATGCCCGCCTACTACGCGATGGCCGCGGCCCTGGTCGGCGTGATCGCCGTGGCCTGCATGAAGGAGACGGCGCAGCAGCCCCTGGCCGGTTCCCCGCCGTCGGTGGAAACGGACGAGGAAGCGGCGGAACTGTGCCACGCCCAGACCCCGGACCCGAAGTTCTGA